The window AGTAGCGGCCACAAGGCCGCATTGAGTATTACGGGAGATCTGAGCACAGTGGGTAAGGGATGGTGAGTTCGCTTCTGCTTTGAAACTCTACCCACAGCAGAAGATACTCACGCCAGCGTGACAGGACAACTGAAGAATGGCATACTCGCCGGCGTTTGGTTCAATTCTGGCGGCGCCAAGAGGGGACTACAATACACACTCAGTTCCGTGTGATCTCTCAATCAGAATGGTCTTCTAGCCAATCTTCCATTGTTATCTCCTGTGTGTTTTGGGAAGAAAAAAACAGCTGCTACATTACTTCTGTCGATATCATATACTTACTTGAGGCACTGGTGGGCACTCATTTCACTGTGGAAGAGAAGAATCGTATCAGACGAAATCTAGAGGGCTTCAGACCCATTACGGTCGACAAAAGTAAACCAGATACAGAAAGTTTCTTCGCGGAAATAATGAATCTCCCCAATCCAAGACCAAGGAACATTGAGAAAAATGTCAAGGTGTACGCCTGGGATTGTCTTGAAGCGGCGTTGCAAAAAATCATCGGTAAATATGTGAGTGTTTAATCAGTCCTTTTTCAGGCGAGCAGGGTCCATTACTTACATTTGAATTGGGAACGCAGTCCGCAAGCTTCCCTACCACCCACTCTAGCTCGGTGAGACCGATAATGACGCCCTGTCCCCCCAGTACTTCAATCTCCATGCCTTCGACTAGTTTCCCGACTCCTAGTTCTCTCCCTGAGGTTGGCTCTCCTCTCCAATCCTATAACCACTTGCCCAACTCTCTTTTTGTCACCTCCGCTCGGCACACACATCACGGAATGCCTCCACCTCTTACATCTCGGTCAAGCGATGAGACATTCTATGGCATCCAACAATTGAATTCTAGGCAGCCCCAGCCGTCCAGCACGAGAACAAGCAGTTCGTCGTCCGTCACTCAGATCACGACTCCTGTTCAGCCTTTCTTTTCTGGAACGACGAGCTCCCCACGCTCCATGTATTCATCTAATGTTGGGGGATCTACTTCCCACGTGACTCAGAGAGATGAGAAGACCGATGGGAACGCTGATATTGGATTGTATTTCGACATGCCACCTGTTTACTCGCAAGCTGTCAATGCAACGGATAACGCCAATCTCTCGTTTTCTGGTCCGATACCTCCTTCTCCGAGCCTTTCAGAGATGTATTCAGCGCCATTTCACTATCCCAGTCCTTCAAGTTATGTCCCGTTCCAACCGCCCTACACTCCTTCCGTGGCTCACGTTGAGCAGCAGCAGGCCGCACAGTATCACGGGGGTCTGAGGCAAAACCATAATGCTAGAATGGTCTATTCGACCTATCCTGACATCCAAGGACAAGGACATGGGGTTATTGAAGCAAAGATTAAATCTCTTCATACGGAATTCTAGATTGACAACGATCAATATACTGAGTATAAGCATTTATCTTATCAGTTATTCATCACGACTCATTGCGTGAGCCTAAATGGTCCAGCATCAAAGACAGGGGTTTATATTTGTATCAACTACATTTCAGAAAGGCTTTATTATATCATGGCATTATTATATTAGTTATCATTTCGTTTTTTGATAAGGACTTTTCATACATATTTGGAGACTATATGACAAACACGTACAGTATGATGAGAATGACGAGGGGGATTACGGACGGTTTGGATGTCCAATTTGAGATGTATTGTATAACGGCAGAAGACAGCTGAGAAGGCAAACAAAGCAACGAACGAAGCTGCACCCACCTTACAACAATATCATCCTTGCACGGAACGTATTAAGGAACATGTGAATGAGTTAATAATAGTGGTGGATACCGTACGGTTGTTCCGGGAGCTTTCAACGAACCTTCAGGGTAAGTCGGCGGGAGGCGAGAATACGCTAAATGCTACACTTATCATTAGGTTCGTGGCTTCCTTCTTTATGCCTCATCCGTCGTTCGTCGGTTCGACACTGCTCCACTTCATCATCTCTATTCCATATTTTCTATTCTTTGCTCTAATCTTTTTTTCTCTGCTTATATTCTGCGGCTGCGCCGATAACAAACCGTGAACAATTATATCATCCATATCAGCACATCCATACAGCTGGAAAATCGGATTTCAAGTGTCGCTGCCCCAACATATAAGCTGCAATCAACCAATCATGATATTTGACAAATCCTCCCTCATTGTGGCACTGTTTCTCGCCATCTTTGATATGGCCGATAGGGCTCAGGCTGCGCCTCAGCCGGCTGGACTAGTTGGCGACATTCTGGCAGGTAGTTTTAGTAAGTGGCAGTTGCTCAAAGGAGCCATTATATTAGAGTTGCAGCTGTATGCAGCTTGATATGTGCTCCTTGGTCGCTGACTGTGTCGACCTTGTAGACGATGGCATCACGGTCACTGCGAACGATGTTGTACAATGCGGGTACGCCAATATTTCTTGGACAGG is drawn from Cryptococcus gattii WM276 chromosome A, complete sequence and contains these coding sequences:
- a CDS encoding uncharacterized protein (Similar to TIGR gene model, INSD accession AAW41620.1) → MYSSRQIDQPSQLSQLISAEATVSSTHPQHYCMPGSQTVFNSVAVPPSPSFSLSPEVQPIPPHHSYPPSFLPSGSPCLSDSPHMIHYGISSPIIGSYPESQSSPRVSSRAGDSHVIVHHWGPVQGISGSQITVKCDIETAFLSRPGRSVTTSAGGPGQMTKTLRMVFGSYPVLTKVENLKENTERNTCFLRVTVPDWSLTGAVSDDTGGGGIVPVSLQILADDINILETVPLGHFIYTEGVTPKCNGDYLEPAKHSSPIPAIQRRTASGPVSIPELQSYSSPQYLMHSRPPAIRHSSQTFQPSMPLSNISNSASFRSQPNLMRSSHVIGGAPAQSTSTTLISSGHKAALSITGDLSTVGKGWTTEEWHTRRRLVQFWRRQEGTTIHTQFRVISQSEWSSSQSSIVISCVFWEEKNSCYITSVDIIYLLEALVGTHFTVEEKNRIRRNLEGFRPITVDKSKPDTESFFAEIMNLPNPRPRNIEKNVKVYAWDCLEAALQKIIGKYSASFPTTHSSSVRPIMTPCPPSTSISMPSTSFPTPSSLPEVGSPLQSYNHLPNSLFVTSARHTHHGMPPPLTSRSSDETFYGIQQLNSRQPQPSSTRTSSSSSVTQITTPVQPFFSGTTSSPRSMYSSNVGGSTSHVTQRDEKTDGNADIGLYFDMPPVYSQAVNATDNANLSFSGPIPPSPSLSEMYSAPFHYPSPSSYVPFQPPYTPSVAHVEQQQAAQYHGGLRQNHNARMVYSTYPDIQGQGHGVIEAKIKSLHTEF